In Montipora foliosa isolate CH-2021 unplaced genomic scaffold, ASM3666993v2 scaffold_420, whole genome shotgun sequence, the following proteins share a genomic window:
- the LOC137988504 gene encoding uncharacterized protein isoform X2 has translation MLTKTQVKRKCLRKLLWTFSVIEQYNYKGSEKDDDGFYFKGNTSVPGYYYSEELQNASENWDDEEDNLKWTGHSGSVPPCHQRVAQLFPPSVTDSPSLSSEDREKVKRQMRSKAVLRGANSRMLLTSEGASAHSDISNVTSHAGNLAQIPTQKTVSSLRPPPKSNPVFEHCSKKMQKLSLDRMKESFKEQRIQDDARKKVVPMHGRNENHNDTTVYYSTPSRIDLRVGNTESQMARLILGTARNDPESLEVSGAQGQPASLGSAGISSPHFCGVGMAKAAAEAWKNNFGGISFSPPKVAGTEAARAKPSYGRGRGLLNWSP, from the exons tcAGTCATAGAGCAGTATAACTATAAAG GTAGTGAAAAAGATGATGATGGATTCTACTTCAAAGGCAACACTTCTGTTCCTGGTTATTACTATTCAGAGGAGCTGCAGAATGCTTCAGAAAATTGGGATG ATGAAGAGGACAATTTGAAGTGGACTGGACACAGTGGGAGTGTACCTCCATGCCATCAAAGAGTAGCTCAATTGTTTCCCCCATCTGTCACAGACAGCCCAAG tttgagCTCTGAAGACCGTGAAAAAGTAAAACGGCAAATGAGAAGCAAAGCAGTTTTGAGAGGTGCAAA ttCCAGAATGCTGTTAACATCAGAAGGAGCGTCTGCTCATTCTGACATTTCAAACGTTACATCGCATGCAGGAAACCTCGCGCAAATCCCAACTCAGAAAACTGTATCATCGCTGCGACCTCCCCCAAAGTCAAACCCGGTATTTGAACATTGCAGCAAGAAAATGCAGAAGTTATCTCTAGACAGAATGAAAGAGTCATTTAAGGAACAGCGTATACAGGATGACGCGAGAAAGAAAGTTGTTCCAATGCACGGAAGGAATGAAAACCACAATGATACGACAGTTTACTATTCTACACCGTCGAGAATAGATTTAAGAGTCGGGAACACTGAGAGCCAAATGGCGAGATTAATATTAGGTACTGCAAGAAATGATCCAGAATCTCTTGAAGTTTCTGGTGCTCAAGGACAACCGGCATCTTTAGGATCTGCTGGCATCTCGTCCCCTCACTTCTGTGGGGTTGGTATGGCCAAGGCTGCCGCAGAAGCCTGGAAAAACAATTTTGGCGGCATTTCCTTCAGCCCACCAAAAGTCGCAG GAACAGAAGCAGCAAGAGCAAAGCCTTCATATGGAAGAGGAAGAGGATTGCTAAACTGGTCGCCGTGA
- the LOC137988504 gene encoding uncharacterized protein isoform X1, with translation MLTKTQVKRKCLRKLLWTFSVIEQYNYKGSEKDDDGFYFKGNTSVPGYYYSEELQNASENWDDEEDNLKWTGHSGSVPPCHQRVAQLFPPSVTDSPSLSSEDREKVKRQMRSKAVLRGANSRMLLTSEGASAHSDISNVTSHAGNLAQIPTQKTVSSLRPPPKSNPVFEHCSKKMQKLSLDRMKESFKEQRIQDDARKKVVPMHGRNENHNDTTVYYSTPSRIDLRVGNTESQMARLILGTARNDPESLEVSGAQGQPASLGSAGISSPHFCGVGMAKAAAEAWKNNFGGISFSPPKVAELSSSNEERASRKAPLRFEATPK, from the exons tcAGTCATAGAGCAGTATAACTATAAAG GTAGTGAAAAAGATGATGATGGATTCTACTTCAAAGGCAACACTTCTGTTCCTGGTTATTACTATTCAGAGGAGCTGCAGAATGCTTCAGAAAATTGGGATG ATGAAGAGGACAATTTGAAGTGGACTGGACACAGTGGGAGTGTACCTCCATGCCATCAAAGAGTAGCTCAATTGTTTCCCCCATCTGTCACAGACAGCCCAAG tttgagCTCTGAAGACCGTGAAAAAGTAAAACGGCAAATGAGAAGCAAAGCAGTTTTGAGAGGTGCAAA ttCCAGAATGCTGTTAACATCAGAAGGAGCGTCTGCTCATTCTGACATTTCAAACGTTACATCGCATGCAGGAAACCTCGCGCAAATCCCAACTCAGAAAACTGTATCATCGCTGCGACCTCCCCCAAAGTCAAACCCGGTATTTGAACATTGCAGCAAGAAAATGCAGAAGTTATCTCTAGACAGAATGAAAGAGTCATTTAAGGAACAGCGTATACAGGATGACGCGAGAAAGAAAGTTGTTCCAATGCACGGAAGGAATGAAAACCACAATGATACGACAGTTTACTATTCTACACCGTCGAGAATAGATTTAAGAGTCGGGAACACTGAGAGCCAAATGGCGAGATTAATATTAGGTACTGCAAGAAATGATCCAGAATCTCTTGAAGTTTCTGGTGCTCAAGGACAACCGGCATCTTTAGGATCTGCTGGCATCTCGTCCCCTCACTTCTGTGGGGTTGGTATGGCCAAGGCTGCCGCAGAAGCCTGGAAAAACAATTTTGGCGGCATTTCCTTCAGCCCACCAAAAGTCGCAG AGCtatcttcctcaaatgaagagAGAGCTTCAAGAAAAGCGCCGCTACGTTTCGAAGCAACTCCCAAATGA